The following coding sequences are from one Diachasmimorpha longicaudata isolate KC_UGA_2023 chromosome 6, iyDiaLong2, whole genome shotgun sequence window:
- the LOC135163665 gene encoding dynein axonemal heavy chain 6-like isoform X3, producing the protein MYVLCGKKKKGYRRVLVSYKDVNQCYMTVSASGVTWYTPDEMVFVPLSMWSTEYKKYLELMKLRLFRLYREWKAFYVWNKTIKVARMSTATRYIEENLFFCDEDLGGALLRVTEVQWPFAESNFLNVSGGGEVSLFKFVEMQFEKIEEMKEEWKIRRGKSVETVVEASMNSISHDGFLTNETRGSNRRFDTPRGADCKVSFIEEARKRNKMAQLSRFIRLADYISTFLLLNLLENTYSEFVKMLSEHTKSLSNEEKFINNEELSVANGEDKAAQVLFRMLSLLFIFMKCSCIIYAFFQPLCISIDVILSNDNGDVTVDPTVEVFHFIISRLQNHWEKCLREILESHATVERFENSIKSMIDWGALKSSSNNAQRLSNVIKNSLSIQNSKKKLTELLSWNTNAVKIYCKGFGVIETFYKEQKACPEDMIQANKSSEMFRNWCSEFREKEEEVDEVIDFQTLGMFSLQLERFKDQVRVLLFNKKSVLEEVIPKIGKSKVDILLSKILDATTYLDTDPTTADSFAHYVEFIDDAQQRIDDMEGDGDYIKELYDITEEYGIPADPEDFANYLMINVALTSFKIALTERLKKREEVISKFNEQISNDIRKLTDDVSIINERISEPWLLDSLSDADTCQKSLKNFALKLQEFTETVDKYQTYQKSFDLEAIRLEILDHVRKEIYVRLLLWECTTSWSENSQKWFECNLSSLNTEEMTSTTEEHFKKVKELETGLGRRPIVLDLMERVEYIREKLPTIISLRNKHLRRRHWLEIEAILNFKFKPDTRVNLTLMENLGAFAHAQEFMNISERATAEAHQEAALNRIDDV; encoded by the exons ATGTACGTACTGtgtggaaagaaaaaaaaaggctaTAGACGGGT GCTCGTCTCGTATAAAGATGTCAATCAATGCTACATGACTGTGAGTGCTAGCGGTGTAACGTGGTACACCCCCGACGAGATGGTATTCGTGCCGTTATCGATGTGGAGTacagaatataaaaaataccttGAACTCATGAAGTTGAGATTGTTCCGTCTCTATCGGGAGTGGAAGGCGTTCTATGTGTGGAATAAAACTATAAAAGTGGCGAGAATGTCCACGGCGACGAGATACATCgaggagaatttatttttctgcgaTGAGGACCTCGGTGGGGCCCTTCTGAGGGTCACCGAAGTACAGTGGCCTTTTGCGGagtccaattttttaaatgtttcagGGGGCGGGGAAGTGTCGCTCttcaaatttgttgaaatgcag TTTGAAAAGATCGAGGAGATGAAGGAGGAATGGAAAATCCGACGAGGAAAATCAGTGGAGACTGTGGTAGAGGCTTCCATGAACTCGATATCCCACGATGGATTTCTGACTAATGAAACTCGGGGGTCTAATAGGAGATTCGACACACCAAGAGGGGCTGATTGCAAAGTGAGCTTCATTGAGGAGGCgaggaagagaaataaaatggcTCAATTATCACG TTTCATACGTCTGGCTGATTACATCAGTACCTTCCTCCTCCTGAATTTATTAGAAAACACTTATTCCGAGTTTGTGAAAATGCTTTCAGAGCACACGAAATCCCTATCCAATGAagagaaatttataaataatgaagAGCTCAGTGTTGCAAATGGGGAGGATAAAGCAGCTCAGGTATTATTCAGAATGTTATCCCTCCTTTTCATCTTCATGAAGTGCAGCTGCATtatttacgcattttttcagcCTTTGTGTATCTCTATCGACGTAATTTTATCCAATGACAATGGTGATGTCACAGTAGACCCCACTGTCGaagtatttcattttattataagTAGATTGCAAAACCACTGGGAAAAGTGTCTGAGGGAAATCCTGGAGTCTCATGCAACTGTTGAACGCTTCGAGAATTCTATAaa GTCCATGATTGACTGGGGAGCACTGAAATCATCCTCGAATAACGCTCAGCGACTGTCGaatgtgataaaaaatagCTTGTCTATTCAAAATtctaagaaaaaattgacagaaCTGTTGAGTTGGAATACAAACGCAGTGAAAATCTATTGCAAGGGTTTTGGCGTAATCGAGACGTTCTACAAGGAGCAGAAAGCTTGCCCCGAAGACATGATCCAGGCCAACAAGTCGAGCGAAATGTTCCGAAATTGGTGTTCCGAATTTAGAGAGAAGGAGGAAGAGGTCGATGAAGTTATCGATTTCCAAACTTTGGGGATGTTCTCACTGCAGTTGGAGAGATTCAAGGATCAAGTTCGGGTTCTTTTATTCAATAAGAAAAGTGTCCTGGAGGAAGTGATACCAAA AATTGGGAAATCCAAAGTTGACATTCTCCTGTCCAAGATATTAGACGCCACAACTTACCTTGACACTGATCCAACAACAGCAGACAGTTTCGCACATTACGTTGAGTTCATTGACGATGCACAACAGCGAATTGATGACATGGAAGGGGACGGGGATTATATCAAAGAGTTGTACGATATCACGGAGGAGTATGGAATCCCGGCAGATCCCGAGGATTTCGCTAATTATTTG ATGATCAACGTTGCGTTGACGAGTTTTAAGATTGCTCTGACCGAGCGACTCAAGAAACGCGAAGAAGTGATCTcgaaatttaatgaacaaattagcaatgacattagaaaattgacGGACGATGTGTCGATCATTAATGAACGAATATCA gaACCATGGCTGCTAGATTCCCTGAGTGACGCCGACACATGTCAGAAAAGTCTCAAAAATTTCGCCCTAAAACTGCAGGAATTCACGGAAACGGTCGATAAATATCAGACCTATCAGAAATCCTTCGATCTAGAGGCCATAAGACTAGAAATTCTCGATCACGTGCGAAAGGAAATTTACGTTCGACTCTTGTTGTGGGAGTGCACGACCTCCTGGAGTGAGAATTCGCAAAAGTGGTTCGAGTGCAACTTGAGCAGTCTGAACACAGAAGAAATGACGAGTACAACCGAAGAGCACTTCAAGAAGGTCAAGGAGCTGGAGACAGGCCTGGGGCGAAGGCCCATCGTTCTGGATTTGATGGAGAGGGTCGAGTACATCCGCGAGAAATTACCGACAATTATCTCCTTGCGGAATAAACATTTGAGGAGACGCCACTGGCTCGAGATTGAAGCTatattgaatttcaagttCAAACCAGATACCAGAGTCAATCTGACGTTGATGGAGAATCTGGGGGCCTTCGCTCATGCTCAGgaattcatgaatatttcagAGAGAGCAACTGCAGAGGCTCATCAAGAGGCTGCGCTCAATAGAATTGATGATGTCTAA
- the LOC135163665 gene encoding dynein axonemal heavy chain 6-like isoform X1, producing MGMEMNVDGWSPSNCILNPLEVSVLVNKDRTGRFVYIRHAFKRSSKFFAPYSFKLVSYKDVNQCYMTVSASGVTWYTPDEMVFVPLSMWSTEYKKYLELMKLRLFRLYREWKAFYVWNKTIKVARMSTATRYIEENLFFCDEDLGGALLRVTEVQWPFAESNFLNVSGGGEVSLFKFVEMQFEKIEEMKEEWKIRRGKSVETVVEASMNSISHDGFLTNETRGSNRRFDTPRGADCKVSFIEEARKRNKMAQLSRFIRLADYISTFLLLNLLENTYSEFVKMLSEHTKSLSNEEKFINNEELSVANGEDKAAQVLFRMLSLLFIFMKCSCIIYAFFQPLCISIDVILSNDNGDVTVDPTVEVFHFIISRLQNHWEKCLREILESHATVERFENSIKSMIDWGALKSSSNNAQRLSNVIKNSLSIQNSKKKLTELLSWNTNAVKIYCKGFGVIETFYKEQKACPEDMIQANKSSEMFRNWCSEFREKEEEVDEVIDFQTLGMFSLQLERFKDQVRVLLFNKKSVLEEVIPKIGKSKVDILLSKILDATTYLDTDPTTADSFAHYVEFIDDAQQRIDDMEGDGDYIKELYDITEEYGIPADPEDFANYLMINVALTSFKIALTERLKKREEVISKFNEQISNDIRKLTDDVSIINERISEPWLLDSLSDADTCQKSLKNFALKLQEFTETVDKYQTYQKSFDLEAIRLEILDHVRKEIYVRLLLWECTTSWSENSQKWFECNLSSLNTEEMTSTTEEHFKKVKELETGLGRRPIVLDLMERVEYIREKLPTIISLRNKHLRRRHWLEIEAILNFKFKPDTRVNLTLMENLGAFAHAQEFMNISERATAEAHQEAALNRIDDV from the exons atgggAATGGAGATGAACGTTGATGGATGGAGTCCATCAAATTGTATACTGAATCCCCTGGAAGTGTCTGTTCTCGTCAATAAAGATCGTACAGGCAGATTCGTGTATATAAGACATGCGTTCAAGAGATCCTCCAAGTTCTTCGCTCCCTACTCTTTCAA GCTCGTCTCGTATAAAGATGTCAATCAATGCTACATGACTGTGAGTGCTAGCGGTGTAACGTGGTACACCCCCGACGAGATGGTATTCGTGCCGTTATCGATGTGGAGTacagaatataaaaaataccttGAACTCATGAAGTTGAGATTGTTCCGTCTCTATCGGGAGTGGAAGGCGTTCTATGTGTGGAATAAAACTATAAAAGTGGCGAGAATGTCCACGGCGACGAGATACATCgaggagaatttatttttctgcgaTGAGGACCTCGGTGGGGCCCTTCTGAGGGTCACCGAAGTACAGTGGCCTTTTGCGGagtccaattttttaaatgtttcagGGGGCGGGGAAGTGTCGCTCttcaaatttgttgaaatgcag TTTGAAAAGATCGAGGAGATGAAGGAGGAATGGAAAATCCGACGAGGAAAATCAGTGGAGACTGTGGTAGAGGCTTCCATGAACTCGATATCCCACGATGGATTTCTGACTAATGAAACTCGGGGGTCTAATAGGAGATTCGACACACCAAGAGGGGCTGATTGCAAAGTGAGCTTCATTGAGGAGGCgaggaagagaaataaaatggcTCAATTATCACG TTTCATACGTCTGGCTGATTACATCAGTACCTTCCTCCTCCTGAATTTATTAGAAAACACTTATTCCGAGTTTGTGAAAATGCTTTCAGAGCACACGAAATCCCTATCCAATGAagagaaatttataaataatgaagAGCTCAGTGTTGCAAATGGGGAGGATAAAGCAGCTCAGGTATTATTCAGAATGTTATCCCTCCTTTTCATCTTCATGAAGTGCAGCTGCATtatttacgcattttttcagcCTTTGTGTATCTCTATCGACGTAATTTTATCCAATGACAATGGTGATGTCACAGTAGACCCCACTGTCGaagtatttcattttattataagTAGATTGCAAAACCACTGGGAAAAGTGTCTGAGGGAAATCCTGGAGTCTCATGCAACTGTTGAACGCTTCGAGAATTCTATAaa GTCCATGATTGACTGGGGAGCACTGAAATCATCCTCGAATAACGCTCAGCGACTGTCGaatgtgataaaaaatagCTTGTCTATTCAAAATtctaagaaaaaattgacagaaCTGTTGAGTTGGAATACAAACGCAGTGAAAATCTATTGCAAGGGTTTTGGCGTAATCGAGACGTTCTACAAGGAGCAGAAAGCTTGCCCCGAAGACATGATCCAGGCCAACAAGTCGAGCGAAATGTTCCGAAATTGGTGTTCCGAATTTAGAGAGAAGGAGGAAGAGGTCGATGAAGTTATCGATTTCCAAACTTTGGGGATGTTCTCACTGCAGTTGGAGAGATTCAAGGATCAAGTTCGGGTTCTTTTATTCAATAAGAAAAGTGTCCTGGAGGAAGTGATACCAAA AATTGGGAAATCCAAAGTTGACATTCTCCTGTCCAAGATATTAGACGCCACAACTTACCTTGACACTGATCCAACAACAGCAGACAGTTTCGCACATTACGTTGAGTTCATTGACGATGCACAACAGCGAATTGATGACATGGAAGGGGACGGGGATTATATCAAAGAGTTGTACGATATCACGGAGGAGTATGGAATCCCGGCAGATCCCGAGGATTTCGCTAATTATTTG ATGATCAACGTTGCGTTGACGAGTTTTAAGATTGCTCTGACCGAGCGACTCAAGAAACGCGAAGAAGTGATCTcgaaatttaatgaacaaattagcaatgacattagaaaattgacGGACGATGTGTCGATCATTAATGAACGAATATCA gaACCATGGCTGCTAGATTCCCTGAGTGACGCCGACACATGTCAGAAAAGTCTCAAAAATTTCGCCCTAAAACTGCAGGAATTCACGGAAACGGTCGATAAATATCAGACCTATCAGAAATCCTTCGATCTAGAGGCCATAAGACTAGAAATTCTCGATCACGTGCGAAAGGAAATTTACGTTCGACTCTTGTTGTGGGAGTGCACGACCTCCTGGAGTGAGAATTCGCAAAAGTGGTTCGAGTGCAACTTGAGCAGTCTGAACACAGAAGAAATGACGAGTACAACCGAAGAGCACTTCAAGAAGGTCAAGGAGCTGGAGACAGGCCTGGGGCGAAGGCCCATCGTTCTGGATTTGATGGAGAGGGTCGAGTACATCCGCGAGAAATTACCGACAATTATCTCCTTGCGGAATAAACATTTGAGGAGACGCCACTGGCTCGAGATTGAAGCTatattgaatttcaagttCAAACCAGATACCAGAGTCAATCTGACGTTGATGGAGAATCTGGGGGCCTTCGCTCATGCTCAGgaattcatgaatatttcagAGAGAGCAACTGCAGAGGCTCATCAAGAGGCTGCGCTCAATAGAATTGATGATGTCTAA
- the LOC135163665 gene encoding dynein axonemal heavy chain 6-like isoform X2: MGMEMNVDGWSPSNCILNPLEVSVLVNKDRTGRFVYIRHAFKRSSKFFAPYSFKLVSYKDVNQCYMTVSASGVTWYTPDEMVFVPLSMWSTEYKKYLELMKLRLFRLYREWKAFYVWNKTIKVARMSTATRYIEENLFFCDEDLGGALLRVTEVQWPFAESNFLNVSGGGEVSLFKFVEMQFEKIEEMKEEWKIRRGKSVETVVEASMNSISHDGFLTNETRGSNRRFDTPRGADCKVSFIEEARKRNKMAQLSRFIRLADYISTFLLLNLLENTYSEFVKMLSEHTKSLSNEEKFINNEELSVANGEDKAAQPLCISIDVILSNDNGDVTVDPTVEVFHFIISRLQNHWEKCLREILESHATVERFENSIKSMIDWGALKSSSNNAQRLSNVIKNSLSIQNSKKKLTELLSWNTNAVKIYCKGFGVIETFYKEQKACPEDMIQANKSSEMFRNWCSEFREKEEEVDEVIDFQTLGMFSLQLERFKDQVRVLLFNKKSVLEEVIPKIGKSKVDILLSKILDATTYLDTDPTTADSFAHYVEFIDDAQQRIDDMEGDGDYIKELYDITEEYGIPADPEDFANYLMINVALTSFKIALTERLKKREEVISKFNEQISNDIRKLTDDVSIINERISEPWLLDSLSDADTCQKSLKNFALKLQEFTETVDKYQTYQKSFDLEAIRLEILDHVRKEIYVRLLLWECTTSWSENSQKWFECNLSSLNTEEMTSTTEEHFKKVKELETGLGRRPIVLDLMERVEYIREKLPTIISLRNKHLRRRHWLEIEAILNFKFKPDTRVNLTLMENLGAFAHAQEFMNISERATAEAHQEAALNRIDDV; this comes from the exons atgggAATGGAGATGAACGTTGATGGATGGAGTCCATCAAATTGTATACTGAATCCCCTGGAAGTGTCTGTTCTCGTCAATAAAGATCGTACAGGCAGATTCGTGTATATAAGACATGCGTTCAAGAGATCCTCCAAGTTCTTCGCTCCCTACTCTTTCAA GCTCGTCTCGTATAAAGATGTCAATCAATGCTACATGACTGTGAGTGCTAGCGGTGTAACGTGGTACACCCCCGACGAGATGGTATTCGTGCCGTTATCGATGTGGAGTacagaatataaaaaataccttGAACTCATGAAGTTGAGATTGTTCCGTCTCTATCGGGAGTGGAAGGCGTTCTATGTGTGGAATAAAACTATAAAAGTGGCGAGAATGTCCACGGCGACGAGATACATCgaggagaatttatttttctgcgaTGAGGACCTCGGTGGGGCCCTTCTGAGGGTCACCGAAGTACAGTGGCCTTTTGCGGagtccaattttttaaatgtttcagGGGGCGGGGAAGTGTCGCTCttcaaatttgttgaaatgcag TTTGAAAAGATCGAGGAGATGAAGGAGGAATGGAAAATCCGACGAGGAAAATCAGTGGAGACTGTGGTAGAGGCTTCCATGAACTCGATATCCCACGATGGATTTCTGACTAATGAAACTCGGGGGTCTAATAGGAGATTCGACACACCAAGAGGGGCTGATTGCAAAGTGAGCTTCATTGAGGAGGCgaggaagagaaataaaatggcTCAATTATCACG TTTCATACGTCTGGCTGATTACATCAGTACCTTCCTCCTCCTGAATTTATTAGAAAACACTTATTCCGAGTTTGTGAAAATGCTTTCAGAGCACACGAAATCCCTATCCAATGAagagaaatttataaataatgaagAGCTCAGTGTTGCAAATGGGGAGGATAAAGCAGCTCAG cCTTTGTGTATCTCTATCGACGTAATTTTATCCAATGACAATGGTGATGTCACAGTAGACCCCACTGTCGaagtatttcattttattataagTAGATTGCAAAACCACTGGGAAAAGTGTCTGAGGGAAATCCTGGAGTCTCATGCAACTGTTGAACGCTTCGAGAATTCTATAaa GTCCATGATTGACTGGGGAGCACTGAAATCATCCTCGAATAACGCTCAGCGACTGTCGaatgtgataaaaaatagCTTGTCTATTCAAAATtctaagaaaaaattgacagaaCTGTTGAGTTGGAATACAAACGCAGTGAAAATCTATTGCAAGGGTTTTGGCGTAATCGAGACGTTCTACAAGGAGCAGAAAGCTTGCCCCGAAGACATGATCCAGGCCAACAAGTCGAGCGAAATGTTCCGAAATTGGTGTTCCGAATTTAGAGAGAAGGAGGAAGAGGTCGATGAAGTTATCGATTTCCAAACTTTGGGGATGTTCTCACTGCAGTTGGAGAGATTCAAGGATCAAGTTCGGGTTCTTTTATTCAATAAGAAAAGTGTCCTGGAGGAAGTGATACCAAA AATTGGGAAATCCAAAGTTGACATTCTCCTGTCCAAGATATTAGACGCCACAACTTACCTTGACACTGATCCAACAACAGCAGACAGTTTCGCACATTACGTTGAGTTCATTGACGATGCACAACAGCGAATTGATGACATGGAAGGGGACGGGGATTATATCAAAGAGTTGTACGATATCACGGAGGAGTATGGAATCCCGGCAGATCCCGAGGATTTCGCTAATTATTTG ATGATCAACGTTGCGTTGACGAGTTTTAAGATTGCTCTGACCGAGCGACTCAAGAAACGCGAAGAAGTGATCTcgaaatttaatgaacaaattagcaatgacattagaaaattgacGGACGATGTGTCGATCATTAATGAACGAATATCA gaACCATGGCTGCTAGATTCCCTGAGTGACGCCGACACATGTCAGAAAAGTCTCAAAAATTTCGCCCTAAAACTGCAGGAATTCACGGAAACGGTCGATAAATATCAGACCTATCAGAAATCCTTCGATCTAGAGGCCATAAGACTAGAAATTCTCGATCACGTGCGAAAGGAAATTTACGTTCGACTCTTGTTGTGGGAGTGCACGACCTCCTGGAGTGAGAATTCGCAAAAGTGGTTCGAGTGCAACTTGAGCAGTCTGAACACAGAAGAAATGACGAGTACAACCGAAGAGCACTTCAAGAAGGTCAAGGAGCTGGAGACAGGCCTGGGGCGAAGGCCCATCGTTCTGGATTTGATGGAGAGGGTCGAGTACATCCGCGAGAAATTACCGACAATTATCTCCTTGCGGAATAAACATTTGAGGAGACGCCACTGGCTCGAGATTGAAGCTatattgaatttcaagttCAAACCAGATACCAGAGTCAATCTGACGTTGATGGAGAATCTGGGGGCCTTCGCTCATGCTCAGgaattcatgaatatttcagAGAGAGCAACTGCAGAGGCTCATCAAGAGGCTGCGCTCAATAGAATTGATGATGTCTAA
- the LOC135163665 gene encoding dynein axonemal heavy chain 6-like isoform X4: MKEEWKIRRGKSVETVVEASMNSISHDGFLTNETRGSNRRFDTPRGADCKVSFIEEARKRNKMAQLSRFIRLADYISTFLLLNLLENTYSEFVKMLSEHTKSLSNEEKFINNEELSVANGEDKAAQVLFRMLSLLFIFMKCSCIIYAFFQPLCISIDVILSNDNGDVTVDPTVEVFHFIISRLQNHWEKCLREILESHATVERFENSIKSMIDWGALKSSSNNAQRLSNVIKNSLSIQNSKKKLTELLSWNTNAVKIYCKGFGVIETFYKEQKACPEDMIQANKSSEMFRNWCSEFREKEEEVDEVIDFQTLGMFSLQLERFKDQVRVLLFNKKSVLEEVIPKIGKSKVDILLSKILDATTYLDTDPTTADSFAHYVEFIDDAQQRIDDMEGDGDYIKELYDITEEYGIPADPEDFANYLMINVALTSFKIALTERLKKREEVISKFNEQISNDIRKLTDDVSIINERISEPWLLDSLSDADTCQKSLKNFALKLQEFTETVDKYQTYQKSFDLEAIRLEILDHVRKEIYVRLLLWECTTSWSENSQKWFECNLSSLNTEEMTSTTEEHFKKVKELETGLGRRPIVLDLMERVEYIREKLPTIISLRNKHLRRRHWLEIEAILNFKFKPDTRVNLTLMENLGAFAHAQEFMNISERATAEAHQEAALNRIDDV; this comes from the exons ATGAAGGAGGAATGGAAAATCCGACGAGGAAAATCAGTGGAGACTGTGGTAGAGGCTTCCATGAACTCGATATCCCACGATGGATTTCTGACTAATGAAACTCGGGGGTCTAATAGGAGATTCGACACACCAAGAGGGGCTGATTGCAAAGTGAGCTTCATTGAGGAGGCgaggaagagaaataaaatggcTCAATTATCACG TTTCATACGTCTGGCTGATTACATCAGTACCTTCCTCCTCCTGAATTTATTAGAAAACACTTATTCCGAGTTTGTGAAAATGCTTTCAGAGCACACGAAATCCCTATCCAATGAagagaaatttataaataatgaagAGCTCAGTGTTGCAAATGGGGAGGATAAAGCAGCTCAGGTATTATTCAGAATGTTATCCCTCCTTTTCATCTTCATGAAGTGCAGCTGCATtatttacgcattttttcagcCTTTGTGTATCTCTATCGACGTAATTTTATCCAATGACAATGGTGATGTCACAGTAGACCCCACTGTCGaagtatttcattttattataagTAGATTGCAAAACCACTGGGAAAAGTGTCTGAGGGAAATCCTGGAGTCTCATGCAACTGTTGAACGCTTCGAGAATTCTATAaa GTCCATGATTGACTGGGGAGCACTGAAATCATCCTCGAATAACGCTCAGCGACTGTCGaatgtgataaaaaatagCTTGTCTATTCAAAATtctaagaaaaaattgacagaaCTGTTGAGTTGGAATACAAACGCAGTGAAAATCTATTGCAAGGGTTTTGGCGTAATCGAGACGTTCTACAAGGAGCAGAAAGCTTGCCCCGAAGACATGATCCAGGCCAACAAGTCGAGCGAAATGTTCCGAAATTGGTGTTCCGAATTTAGAGAGAAGGAGGAAGAGGTCGATGAAGTTATCGATTTCCAAACTTTGGGGATGTTCTCACTGCAGTTGGAGAGATTCAAGGATCAAGTTCGGGTTCTTTTATTCAATAAGAAAAGTGTCCTGGAGGAAGTGATACCAAA AATTGGGAAATCCAAAGTTGACATTCTCCTGTCCAAGATATTAGACGCCACAACTTACCTTGACACTGATCCAACAACAGCAGACAGTTTCGCACATTACGTTGAGTTCATTGACGATGCACAACAGCGAATTGATGACATGGAAGGGGACGGGGATTATATCAAAGAGTTGTACGATATCACGGAGGAGTATGGAATCCCGGCAGATCCCGAGGATTTCGCTAATTATTTG ATGATCAACGTTGCGTTGACGAGTTTTAAGATTGCTCTGACCGAGCGACTCAAGAAACGCGAAGAAGTGATCTcgaaatttaatgaacaaattagcaatgacattagaaaattgacGGACGATGTGTCGATCATTAATGAACGAATATCA gaACCATGGCTGCTAGATTCCCTGAGTGACGCCGACACATGTCAGAAAAGTCTCAAAAATTTCGCCCTAAAACTGCAGGAATTCACGGAAACGGTCGATAAATATCAGACCTATCAGAAATCCTTCGATCTAGAGGCCATAAGACTAGAAATTCTCGATCACGTGCGAAAGGAAATTTACGTTCGACTCTTGTTGTGGGAGTGCACGACCTCCTGGAGTGAGAATTCGCAAAAGTGGTTCGAGTGCAACTTGAGCAGTCTGAACACAGAAGAAATGACGAGTACAACCGAAGAGCACTTCAAGAAGGTCAAGGAGCTGGAGACAGGCCTGGGGCGAAGGCCCATCGTTCTGGATTTGATGGAGAGGGTCGAGTACATCCGCGAGAAATTACCGACAATTATCTCCTTGCGGAATAAACATTTGAGGAGACGCCACTGGCTCGAGATTGAAGCTatattgaatttcaagttCAAACCAGATACCAGAGTCAATCTGACGTTGATGGAGAATCTGGGGGCCTTCGCTCATGCTCAGgaattcatgaatatttcagAGAGAGCAACTGCAGAGGCTCATCAAGAGGCTGCGCTCAATAGAATTGATGATGTCTAA